The following coding sequences are from one Geodermatophilus normandii window:
- a CDS encoding family 78 glycoside hydrolase catalytic domain, protein MTGAAPHGLRTEHLDEPLGIGTTSPRLSWRLPDGAREQLAYRLTTDDGWDSGWVGDGRSVLVPWTGPVLRSAQRVAWRVRVRTDLGESPPSDPARFETGLLEATDWAADWIEPGTMPGGPAGERPAALLRWELDVDRPVVSARLYATAQGLYEAFLDGDRVGDAELTPGYTQYDQRLQVQTLDPGPVAPGRHALAVVLADGWFRGQTGVTRSADQWGDRVAFLAQLHLTHDDGAVTVLGTGPGWRSATGHVTAADLIAGERWDLTRLPRGWDAPGFDDAAWEPVTVAEHGFGGLVDSPAPPVRRVEEIVPVSVTRLPSGVQVADLGQNVNGWVRLTDLGPAGTTLTLTHGEWLGPDGDVTVEHLRPDLPFLPHPLPAGQVDVVVSAGVPGEVFEPRRTTHGFRYVRIEGHPRDLTPGDLRGVVVHTDLRRTGTFTCSDPRVDAFHEAAVRSFRGNACDVPTDCPHRERHGWTGDWQLFVPTAAFLYDVAGFSTKWLRDVVADQWADGTVANVSPCPRGEGRDSPVSFLNGSAGWGDAVVVVPWELYRAYGDTRVLEETWPAMVRWLDRAGRMAREQRHPERAARRPEPAPHERYLWDTGFHWGEWLVPGEEVGDFGAFVAADEGVVATAWFAHSAELAGRVAAVLGRDDDAARFAGLAAQVRAAWRAEYLDGDGRLVSDTQADHVRALAFGLVPEELRPAVADRLVELVRKAGTHLGTGFLATPYLLPALADAGHLDVAYELLLQDTEPGWLVMVDRGSTTVWERWDGVDADGVPHESLNHYSKGAVVSFLHRYTAGIEPLEPAYRRFRVRPRPGGGLTSAAAAHESPYGRIGSSWRIDGGRFELTVEVPAGTRAEVVLPDGTTTTAGPGTHTFPSTLEDVA, encoded by the coding sequence GTGACGGGTGCGGCACCGCACGGCCTGCGCACCGAGCACCTCGACGAGCCGCTCGGCATCGGTACGACGTCGCCGCGCCTGTCGTGGCGGCTGCCCGACGGCGCCCGGGAGCAGCTCGCGTACCGGCTGACCACCGACGACGGCTGGGACTCCGGCTGGGTCGGGGACGGCCGGTCGGTGCTCGTCCCGTGGACCGGCCCGGTGCTGCGCTCGGCGCAGCGGGTGGCCTGGCGCGTGCGGGTACGCACCGACCTGGGCGAGAGCCCGCCGTCGGACCCCGCCCGGTTCGAGACCGGCCTGCTCGAGGCCACCGACTGGGCCGCCGACTGGATCGAGCCCGGCACCATGCCGGGCGGCCCGGCGGGGGAGCGGCCGGCCGCGCTGCTGCGGTGGGAGCTCGACGTCGACCGGCCCGTGGTGAGCGCCCGGCTGTACGCGACCGCGCAGGGTCTCTACGAGGCGTTCCTCGACGGCGACCGGGTCGGCGACGCCGAGCTGACCCCCGGCTACACCCAGTACGACCAGCGGCTGCAGGTGCAGACGCTCGACCCCGGCCCGGTGGCGCCCGGCCGGCACGCGCTCGCCGTCGTGCTCGCCGACGGCTGGTTCCGGGGCCAGACCGGCGTCACCCGCTCCGCCGACCAGTGGGGCGACCGCGTCGCGTTCCTGGCCCAGCTGCACCTCACGCACGACGACGGCGCCGTCACGGTGCTCGGCACCGGCCCGGGCTGGCGCAGCGCGACCGGTCACGTCACCGCCGCCGACCTCATCGCCGGGGAGCGGTGGGACCTCACGCGGCTGCCGCGCGGCTGGGACGCCCCCGGCTTCGACGACGCCGCGTGGGAGCCGGTCACCGTGGCCGAGCACGGCTTCGGCGGGCTGGTCGACAGCCCGGCCCCGCCGGTGCGCCGGGTGGAGGAGATCGTCCCGGTCTCGGTGACCCGGCTGCCGTCCGGCGTCCAGGTCGCCGACCTCGGCCAGAACGTCAACGGCTGGGTGCGGCTGACCGACCTCGGCCCCGCCGGCACGACGCTCACGCTCACCCACGGCGAGTGGCTCGGCCCCGACGGCGACGTCACGGTCGAGCACCTGCGGCCCGACCTGCCGTTCCTGCCGCACCCGCTGCCGGCCGGCCAGGTCGACGTCGTCGTCTCCGCCGGCGTGCCCGGCGAGGTCTTCGAGCCGCGCCGCACCACCCACGGCTTCCGCTACGTGCGCATCGAGGGCCACCCGCGCGACCTCACGCCCGGCGACCTGCGCGGCGTCGTGGTGCACACCGACCTGCGCCGCACCGGCACGTTCACCTGCAGCGACCCCCGGGTGGACGCCTTCCACGAGGCCGCCGTCCGGAGCTTCCGCGGCAACGCCTGCGACGTCCCGACCGACTGCCCGCACCGCGAGCGGCACGGCTGGACCGGCGACTGGCAGCTGTTCGTGCCGACGGCGGCGTTCCTGTACGACGTCGCCGGCTTCTCCACCAAGTGGCTGCGCGACGTCGTGGCCGACCAGTGGGCCGACGGCACGGTCGCCAACGTCAGCCCGTGCCCGCGCGGCGAGGGGCGGGACAGCCCGGTGTCGTTCCTCAACGGCTCGGCCGGGTGGGGCGACGCGGTCGTCGTCGTGCCGTGGGAGCTGTACCGCGCCTACGGCGACACCCGCGTGCTGGAGGAGACCTGGCCGGCGATGGTGCGCTGGCTCGACCGCGCCGGACGGATGGCCCGCGAGCAGCGGCACCCCGAGCGCGCCGCCCGCCGGCCGGAGCCCGCGCCGCACGAGCGGTACCTGTGGGACACCGGCTTCCACTGGGGCGAGTGGCTCGTCCCCGGCGAGGAGGTGGGCGACTTCGGCGCGTTCGTCGCCGCCGACGAGGGCGTCGTCGCCACCGCCTGGTTCGCGCACAGCGCGGAGCTCGCGGGCCGCGTCGCCGCCGTGCTCGGCCGGGACGACGACGCCGCCCGCTTCGCCGGCCTCGCCGCGCAGGTGCGCGCCGCCTGGCGGGCCGAGTACCTCGACGGCGACGGTCGGCTGGTCTCCGACACCCAGGCCGACCACGTGCGCGCCCTCGCCTTCGGCCTGGTCCCCGAGGAGCTGCGGCCCGCGGTCGCCGACCGGCTGGTGGAGCTGGTGCGGAAGGCGGGCACCCACCTGGGCACGGGCTTCCTCGCCACCCCGTACCTGCTGCCCGCCCTCGCCGACGCCGGGCATCTCGACGTCGCCTACGAGCTGCTGCTGCAGGACACCGAGCCCGGCTGGCTGGTGATGGTCGACCGCGGCTCGACCACGGTGTGGGAGCGGTGGGACGGCGTCGACGCCGACGGCGTCCCGCACGAGTCGCTCAACCACTACTCCAAGGGCGCGGTGGTCTCGTTCCTGCACCGGTACACCGCGGGGATCGAGCCGCTGGAGCCCGCGTACCGCCGCTTCCGCGTCCGGCCCCGCCCCGGCGGCGGGCTCACCTCCGCCGCGGCCGCGCACGAGTCGCCGTACGGCCGGATCGGGTCGTCCTGGCGGATCGACGGCGGCCGCTTCGAGCTGACCGTCGAGGTCCCCGCCGGGACCCGAGCCGAGGTCGTCCTGCCCGACGGCACCACCACGACCGCCGGCCCCGGCACCCACACGTTTCCGAGCACCCTGGAGGACGTCGCATGA
- a CDS encoding glycoside hydrolase family 78 protein, giving the protein MSDVTVAPVTVEHHRVPLGIGGTTPRLSWVTATELPGWRQSAYELEIGDWSSGRVDSADSVLVPWGAPPLASRERRTVRVRVWGQGDAGPSAWSEEVAVEAGLLAPADWTARLVRPVPPTGAEEAVALLRREFTLDRPVTRARLYATAQGVYEAELNGTPVDDAVLSPGWTSYRHRLRYRTTDVTGLLREGANALGVHLAEGWFTGYLGFTGKREWYGDRTGAFLQLEVEHPDGSRTVVTTDGAWRSTTDGPTVRSGLYSGETVDFRRDLPGWSAPGFDDAAWTPVEVADLDLATLVAPTGPPVRRTQVLPVQAVTTSPSGRRLVDFGQNLVGRIRFALPDGPAGTQITVRHAEVLEHGELGTRPLKAARATDVAVLDGRGPRTWEPRSTFHGFRYAEVSGWPGELRAEDLEAVVLHTDLRRTGTFSCSDPEVERLHENVVWGMRGNFLDIPTDCPQRDERLGWTGDLQVFAPTASFLHDTTGMLRSWLADLAVEQREFDGVVPMYVPFLPLLPFPQQAETGWGDAAVVVPWVLYQRTGDAGLLADQWGSMTAWVDAFAARAGEALDFPGGGFSFGDWLDTAAPPDNPAAARTPWQCVATAYLARSARTVAQAAEVLGHDGTRFAELGERAAARFRAEYVSPNGRVAFPSQTAYALALEFDLLEPGQREHAGRLLAQQVLADGFHIASGFLGTPLVTDALTNAGELATAYALLLQRENPSWLYAVTMGATTIWERWDSMLPDGTINPGEMTSFNHYAFGAVADWLHRTVAGLAPAAPGYRRIRFAPRPGPGLTSAAATHETPYGTASVSWALTGGTAFALDVVVPPNTSAEVVLPDGSAPVEVGSGRHAFACAIEEPRPVERPALFFDPDAHP; this is encoded by the coding sequence ATGAGCGACGTGACCGTCGCCCCCGTCACCGTCGAGCACCACCGGGTGCCGCTGGGCATCGGCGGGACCACCCCGCGGCTGTCGTGGGTCACCGCCACGGAGCTGCCGGGCTGGCGGCAGTCCGCGTACGAGCTGGAGATCGGCGACTGGTCCTCGGGCCGGGTCGACTCCGCAGACTCGGTGCTCGTGCCCTGGGGCGCGCCGCCGCTGGCCTCCCGGGAGCGGCGCACCGTCCGCGTCCGGGTGTGGGGACAGGGCGACGCCGGGCCGTCGGCCTGGAGCGAGGAGGTCGCCGTCGAGGCGGGCCTGCTCGCGCCGGCCGACTGGACCGCGCGGCTGGTGCGGCCGGTGCCGCCCACCGGCGCCGAGGAGGCCGTGGCCCTGCTGCGGCGGGAGTTCACCCTCGACCGGCCGGTGACCCGCGCCCGGCTGTACGCCACCGCCCAGGGCGTGTACGAGGCCGAGCTCAACGGCACGCCCGTGGACGACGCCGTGCTCTCCCCGGGCTGGACCAGCTACCGGCACCGGTTGCGGTACCGCACCACCGACGTCACCGGCCTGCTCCGCGAGGGCGCCAACGCGCTCGGCGTGCACCTGGCCGAGGGCTGGTTCACCGGCTACCTGGGCTTCACCGGCAAGCGGGAGTGGTACGGCGACCGCACCGGCGCGTTCCTGCAGCTGGAGGTCGAGCACCCCGACGGCTCCCGCACCGTGGTGACCACCGACGGCGCGTGGCGCTCGACGACCGACGGGCCCACCGTCCGCTCCGGCCTCTACTCCGGCGAGACGGTCGACTTCCGCCGCGACCTGCCCGGCTGGTCGGCGCCCGGGTTCGACGACGCCGCGTGGACGCCGGTGGAGGTCGCCGACCTCGACCTCGCCACGCTGGTGGCGCCCACCGGCCCGCCGGTGCGCCGCACGCAGGTCCTCCCGGTGCAGGCGGTCACCACCTCGCCGTCGGGGCGGCGGCTCGTCGACTTCGGGCAGAACCTGGTCGGGCGGATCCGGTTCGCGCTGCCCGACGGCCCCGCCGGCACGCAGATCACGGTGCGGCACGCCGAGGTGCTGGAGCACGGAGAGCTGGGCACCCGCCCGCTGAAGGCCGCCCGCGCCACCGACGTCGCCGTGCTCGACGGTCGCGGCCCGCGCACCTGGGAGCCGCGGTCCACCTTCCACGGGTTCCGCTACGCGGAGGTGTCGGGCTGGCCCGGAGAGCTGCGGGCCGAGGACCTCGAGGCCGTCGTCCTGCACACGGACCTGCGGCGCACGGGGACGTTCAGCTGCTCCGACCCCGAGGTCGAGCGGCTGCACGAGAACGTCGTCTGGGGGATGCGCGGCAACTTCCTCGACATCCCGACCGACTGCCCGCAGCGCGACGAGCGGCTCGGCTGGACCGGCGACCTCCAGGTGTTCGCGCCCACGGCGTCGTTCCTCCACGACACCACCGGCATGCTGCGCTCCTGGCTGGCCGACCTCGCCGTCGAGCAGCGCGAGTTCGACGGCGTCGTCCCGATGTACGTGCCGTTCCTGCCGCTGCTGCCCTTCCCGCAGCAGGCCGAGACCGGCTGGGGCGACGCGGCCGTCGTCGTCCCCTGGGTGCTGTACCAGCGCACCGGCGACGCCGGTCTGCTCGCCGACCAGTGGGGGTCGATGACGGCCTGGGTCGACGCCTTCGCCGCACGGGCGGGGGAGGCCCTCGACTTCCCCGGAGGGGGGTTCTCCTTCGGCGACTGGCTCGACACCGCCGCCCCGCCGGACAACCCGGCGGCCGCCCGGACACCGTGGCAGTGCGTGGCCACCGCCTACCTCGCCCGCTCGGCGCGCACCGTGGCGCAGGCCGCGGAGGTGCTCGGGCACGACGGAACGCGCTTCGCCGAGCTGGGCGAGCGGGCCGCGGCCCGCTTCCGCGCCGAGTACGTCTCCCCGAACGGCCGGGTCGCCTTCCCGTCGCAGACGGCCTACGCCCTGGCGTTGGAGTTCGACCTGCTCGAGCCCGGGCAGCGGGAGCACGCCGGCCGGCTGCTCGCCCAGCAGGTGCTGGCGGACGGGTTCCACATCGCCAGCGGCTTCCTCGGCACGCCGCTGGTCACCGACGCCCTGACCAACGCGGGCGAGCTGGCCACCGCCTACGCGCTGCTGCTGCAGCGGGAGAACCCGTCGTGGCTGTACGCGGTGACGATGGGCGCGACGACGATCTGGGAGCGCTGGGACTCCATGCTCCCCGACGGGACGATCAACCCCGGGGAGATGACGTCGTTCAACCACTACGCGTTCGGCGCGGTCGCCGACTGGCTGCACCGCACGGTCGCCGGGCTCGCCCCGGCCGCCCCCGGCTACCGGCGGATCCGGTTCGCCCCGCGGCCGGGGCCGGGCCTGACCTCGGCGGCGGCCACCCACGAGACGCCGTACGGCACCGCGTCGGTGTCCTGGGCGCTGACCGGGGGCACGGCGTTCGCGCTCGACGTCGTCGTCCCGCCGAACACGTCTGCGGAGGTCGTGCTGCCCGACGGCAGCGCGCCGGTGGAGGTGGGCTCGGGCCGGCACGCGTTCGCCTGCGCGATCGAGGAGCCGCGCCCGGTGGAGAGGCCGGCGCTGTTCTTCGACCCGGACGCGCACCCGTGA
- a CDS encoding alpha/beta hydrolase, giving the protein MGRPRPVPAPPAPVRREDGARHFSGVTYAVAFGYRPLQLDVWVPDTPAPAPLVVWVHGGAFMMGDRRYLPETLRGNQVFDALLDAGLAVATIDYRHALEAPFPALLHDAKAAVRYLRRFAGELGVDTTRVGAWGESAGGHVAALLGLTGHRPDLEGTHGVVGESSAVDVVVDWYGVSDLDTMPRQTPPPEVAALLPEELRGPPEEHLVAGLTDATRADASPVTHVTAEAPPFLLLHGTADWLVPYAQSEALHAALQAAGASPELVPVEGAGHIWLGSDDVDGIVDRSVRYLAGVLLGDRVR; this is encoded by the coding sequence GTGGGCCGGCCCCGCCCGGTTCCTGCCCCGCCGGCGCCCGTCCGGCGCGAGGACGGCGCCCGGCACTTCTCCGGCGTCACCTACGCCGTGGCCTTCGGCTACCGGCCGCTGCAGCTCGACGTCTGGGTGCCCGACACCCCGGCGCCCGCGCCTCTGGTGGTGTGGGTGCACGGCGGCGCGTTCATGATGGGCGACCGCCGGTACCTGCCCGAGACGCTGCGCGGGAACCAGGTCTTCGACGCGCTGCTCGACGCCGGCCTCGCCGTCGCCACCATCGACTACCGGCACGCACTGGAGGCGCCGTTCCCCGCGCTGCTGCACGACGCGAAGGCCGCCGTCCGGTACCTGCGCCGATTCGCCGGCGAGCTGGGCGTCGACACCACCCGGGTCGGCGCGTGGGGCGAGTCGGCCGGCGGGCACGTCGCGGCGCTGCTCGGCCTGACCGGGCACCGGCCCGACCTCGAGGGCACGCACGGCGTGGTCGGGGAGTCCAGCGCGGTCGACGTCGTCGTCGACTGGTACGGCGTCTCCGACCTCGACACCATGCCGCGGCAGACGCCGCCGCCGGAGGTCGCCGCGCTGCTGCCCGAGGAGCTGCGCGGACCGCCGGAGGAGCACCTGGTCGCCGGCCTCACCGACGCCACCCGCGCCGACGCCAGCCCGGTCACGCACGTGACCGCGGAGGCGCCTCCGTTCCTGCTGCTGCACGGCACCGCGGACTGGCTGGTCCCGTACGCCCAGAGCGAGGCGCTGCACGCGGCGCTGCAGGCCGCCGGCGCCTCCCCGGAGCTGGTGCCGGTCGAGGGCGCCGGGCACATCTGGCTCGGCTCCGACGACGTCGACGGGATCGTCGACCGCTCCGTGCGGTACCTCGCCGGCGTGCTCCTCGGGGACCGGGTCCGATGA